One window of the Streptomyces asoensis genome contains the following:
- the efeU gene encoding iron uptake transporter permease EfeU: MFSNYLIGLREGLEASLVVCILIAYLVKTDRRDALKPIWIGIGVAVALALGFGCVLEFGSQELTFQAQEALGGSLSILAVGLVTWMVFWMRRTARHLKSELHGKLDAALAMGTGALVATAFLAVGREGLETALFVWASVHAAGDGTPRPLIGVALGLATAVLLGWLFYRGALKINLAKFFTWTGGMLVVVAAGVLAYGVHDLQEADLVPGLNSLAFDISGTLPPDSWYGTLLKGVFNFQPDPTVLQVTVWLLYLVPTLALFLAPVGFASGKGKVKSPDEQGTQPDDRGSAQSKAPRT; this comes from the coding sequence GTGTTCTCCAACTACCTGATCGGACTGCGCGAGGGCCTGGAGGCCAGCCTCGTCGTCTGCATCCTCATCGCCTACCTGGTGAAGACGGACCGCAGGGACGCCCTCAAGCCGATCTGGATCGGCATCGGCGTCGCGGTCGCGCTCGCGCTCGGCTTCGGCTGCGTCCTCGAATTCGGCTCCCAGGAACTGACGTTCCAGGCGCAGGAGGCGCTCGGCGGCTCCCTGTCGATCCTCGCGGTCGGCCTGGTGACCTGGATGGTCTTCTGGATGCGGCGCACCGCCCGGCATCTGAAGTCGGAGCTGCACGGCAAGCTGGACGCGGCCCTCGCGATGGGCACCGGCGCCCTGGTCGCCACCGCCTTCCTCGCGGTCGGCCGGGAGGGCCTGGAGACCGCCCTGTTCGTCTGGGCGTCGGTGCACGCGGCCGGCGACGGCACCCCGCGCCCGCTGATCGGCGTGGCCCTGGGCCTGGCGACCGCCGTCCTGCTGGGCTGGCTGTTCTACCGCGGGGCACTGAAGATCAACCTCGCCAAGTTCTTCACCTGGACCGGCGGCATGCTCGTCGTGGTGGCCGCGGGCGTGCTGGCGTACGGCGTCCACGACCTCCAGGAGGCCGACCTGGTCCCGGGCCTGAACAGCCTGGCCTTCGACATCAGCGGCACGCTCCCGCCGGACAGCTGGTACGGCACGCTGCTGAAGGGCGTGTTCAACTTCCAGCCCGATCCGACGGTCCTCCAGGTCACGGTGTGGCTGCTGTACCTGGTCCCGACACTCGCGCTGTTCCTCGCCCCGGTAGGGTTCGCCTCCGGGAAGGGGAAGGTGAAGTCGCCTGATGAGCAGGGAACGCAGCCTGACGACCGGGGTTCCGCGCAGTCGAAGGCTCCGCGCACGTGA
- a CDS encoding bifunctional DNA primase/polymerase: MSAEFGGRTGLWGKISEWLRTSGPTEGADDGDREALLLAAAGAGLPLAPAAHPAPGYGCSCDRVGCPTPARHPVSFAWQTQSTTDRAQIERWARHQPQANFITATGMTHDVLDVPLEAGRQALERLLDSGVEVGPVAESDDGRMLFFTLTRGTPEDEDEWWPCELDCHPETMDEHPGLRWHCRGSYVLVPPARLPGDDGRSVHWLRGPEHALPDPLTLLETLTDACARHAGQESDHASTAWPSRH; the protein is encoded by the coding sequence ATGAGCGCGGAGTTCGGCGGCCGGACCGGCCTGTGGGGCAAGATCTCGGAGTGGCTGCGCACGAGCGGCCCGACGGAGGGCGCCGACGACGGCGACCGTGAGGCCCTGCTGCTGGCCGCCGCCGGAGCGGGACTCCCGCTCGCGCCCGCCGCGCACCCGGCCCCCGGCTACGGCTGCTCCTGCGACCGGGTCGGCTGTCCGACCCCCGCCCGGCACCCGGTGTCCTTCGCCTGGCAGACGCAGTCCACCACCGACCGCGCGCAGATCGAGCGCTGGGCCCGCCACCAGCCGCAGGCCAACTTCATCACCGCCACCGGCATGACGCACGACGTCCTCGACGTGCCGCTGGAGGCCGGTCGGCAAGCCCTGGAACGGCTGCTCGACTCCGGCGTCGAGGTCGGCCCGGTCGCCGAGAGCGACGACGGCCGCATGCTGTTCTTCACCCTCACCCGCGGTACCCCCGAGGACGAGGACGAGTGGTGGCCGTGCGAGCTGGACTGCCACCCCGAGACCATGGACGAGCACCCCGGCCTGCGCTGGCACTGCCGCGGCTCCTACGTCCTGGTACCGCCCGCCCGGCTCCCCGGCGACGACGGCCGTTCCGTGCACTGGCTGCGCGGCCCCGAGCACGCGCTGCCCGACCCGCTGACCCTCCTCGAAACCCTCACGGACGCCTGCGCCCGCCACGCCGGCCAGGAGTCCGACCACGCGAGCACGGCCTGGCCGTCGCGCCACTGA
- a CDS encoding TetR/AcrR family transcriptional regulator — protein MVTQSGKPAPDTTRRSERSRRAIYDAALALVAETGYAKTTIEGIAARAGVGKQTIYRWWGSKADVLLEAFLDLSEQAARDAGATEQEPYVIPDTGDLAADIKAVLRATVDQLTDPRFEAPSRALAAEGLVNEQVSREFTAKLMEPSIQLYVDRLRAAQEAGQVRADLDPRIALEFFISPLAQRWLQHTGPISYEYTDTLVDYALHGLAPR, from the coding sequence ATGGTCACCCAGTCCGGTAAACCGGCCCCCGACACCACCCGCCGCAGCGAGCGGTCCCGGCGCGCCATCTACGACGCCGCGCTCGCCCTCGTCGCGGAGACCGGCTACGCGAAGACCACGATCGAGGGCATCGCCGCCCGTGCGGGCGTCGGCAAGCAGACCATCTACCGCTGGTGGGGGTCGAAGGCCGACGTCCTGCTGGAAGCCTTCCTCGACCTCAGCGAACAGGCGGCGCGGGACGCGGGAGCGACGGAGCAGGAGCCGTACGTCATCCCCGACACCGGCGACCTGGCCGCCGACATCAAGGCCGTCCTGCGGGCCACCGTCGACCAGCTCACGGACCCCAGGTTCGAGGCGCCCTCACGGGCCCTGGCCGCCGAGGGCCTGGTCAACGAACAGGTCAGCCGAGAGTTCACGGCCAAGCTGATGGAACCGTCCATCCAGCTGTACGTCGACCGGCTGCGCGCCGCCCAGGAGGCCGGACAGGTCCGTGCCGACCTCGACCCGCGCATCGCCCTCGAGTTCTTCATCTCCCCGCTCGCCCAGCGCTGGCTCCAGCACACCGGCCCGATCTCCTACGAGTACACCGACACCCTCGTCGACTACGCCCTCCACGGCCTCGCCCCGCGCTGA
- a CDS encoding Gfo/Idh/MocA family protein, which produces MTTDTVRWGILATGGIAAAFTADLIDLPDAEVVAVASRTEVSAKAFADRFGIPRAYGDWAALAADEDIDVVYVATPHAAHRTAAGLCLEAGRNVLCEKAFTLNLREAEELVALAREHDRFLMEAMWMYCNPVIRRLKALVDDGAIGEVRTVQADFGLEGPFPPSHRLRDPAQGGGALLDLGVYPVSFAHLLLGAPSGIAAQAVLSAEGVDLQTALALSWDSGALAALHCSLVGGTGTTASVTGSRGRIDIPSGFFHPDRLVLHRDGRDPEEFAADPADGPRTTFRHEAREVMRALRAGETESPLVPLDGSLAVMRTLDTVRERIGVRYPGEEA; this is translated from the coding sequence ATGACGACGGACACGGTGCGGTGGGGCATCCTGGCGACCGGCGGGATCGCCGCCGCGTTCACGGCGGACCTGATCGACCTGCCCGACGCGGAGGTCGTCGCGGTCGCCTCGCGCACCGAGGTCTCCGCGAAGGCGTTCGCCGACCGGTTCGGCATACCCCGGGCCTACGGCGACTGGGCCGCGCTCGCCGCCGACGAGGACATCGATGTCGTCTACGTCGCCACCCCGCACGCCGCCCACCGCACCGCCGCCGGACTCTGCCTGGAGGCCGGGCGGAACGTGCTGTGCGAGAAGGCGTTCACGCTGAACCTGCGCGAGGCCGAGGAACTGGTCGCGCTGGCCCGGGAGCACGACCGCTTCCTCATGGAAGCCATGTGGATGTACTGCAACCCGGTCATCCGTCGCCTCAAGGCCCTCGTCGACGACGGCGCGATCGGCGAGGTCCGCACCGTGCAGGCCGACTTCGGCCTCGAGGGACCCTTCCCGCCCTCGCACCGGCTGCGCGACCCCGCCCAGGGCGGCGGCGCCCTCCTCGACCTCGGCGTCTACCCGGTCTCCTTCGCCCACCTCCTGCTCGGCGCGCCCTCGGGCATCGCCGCCCAGGCCGTCCTCTCCGCCGAGGGCGTCGACCTCCAGACGGCCCTGGCCCTGTCCTGGGACTCCGGCGCGCTCGCCGCCCTGCACTGCTCCCTCGTCGGCGGTACGGGCACCACCGCCTCCGTCACCGGCTCACGCGGCCGGATCGACATCCCGTCCGGCTTCTTCCACCCCGACCGCCTCGTCCTGCACCGCGACGGGCGCGACCCCGAGGAGTTCGCCGCCGACCCGGCCGACGGACCCCGGACGACGTTCCGGCACGAGGCGCGCGAGGTCATGCGCGCGCTGCGGGCGGGCGAGACCGAGTCCCCGCTGGTCCCGCTCGACGGCAGCCTCGCGGTGATGCGGACCCTCGACACGGTCCGCGAGCGGATCGGCGTGCGCTATCCCGGCGAGGAAGCGTGA
- a CDS encoding multidrug effflux MFS transporter encodes MPEGGAIPDAAPKAVTDRDTSIGEGAGPALSARRRAGLLVTLVLGGLTATPPLSMDMYLPALPEVTRSLHAPAATVQLTLTACLAGMALGQLVVGPMSDRWGRRRPLLAGLVVYVVATALCALAPTVELLVACRLVQGLAGAAGIVIARAVVRDLYDGVAMARFFSTLMLISGVAPVVAPLIGAQILRATDWRGVFVLLTGVGLLLAVAVWTRLPETLPAAERHAGGVGEALRSMRRLLGDLPFTGYMLTGGFTFAALFAYISASPFVVQEIYGASPQTFGLLFGVNSVGLVLIGQVNGRVLVGRVRLDRVLAVGLSVVVLAATALLLMTTGVFGEVGLAPVAAALFVLMSAMGVTLPNAQTLALMRVRHSAGSASALLGTSSFLIGAIASPLVGIAGEHTAVPMAVVQLAAALVAVACFVGMCRPWTKTGAEGAVS; translated from the coding sequence ATGCCGGAGGGTGGGGCCATACCTGACGCGGCGCCGAAGGCCGTGACGGACCGGGACACGAGCATCGGCGAGGGAGCGGGGCCGGCGCTCTCCGCCCGGCGCCGGGCGGGGCTGCTCGTCACCCTCGTCCTGGGCGGGCTGACCGCCACTCCCCCGCTCTCGATGGACATGTACCTCCCGGCGCTGCCGGAGGTGACCCGCTCCCTGCACGCGCCCGCCGCGACCGTGCAGCTCACGCTGACCGCGTGCCTGGCCGGTATGGCGCTGGGGCAGCTGGTGGTCGGCCCGATGAGCGACCGGTGGGGGCGCAGGCGCCCGCTGCTGGCCGGACTCGTCGTCTACGTCGTGGCGACCGCCCTGTGCGCCCTCGCGCCCACCGTCGAGCTGCTGGTCGCCTGCCGACTGGTGCAGGGGCTCGCGGGCGCGGCCGGCATCGTGATCGCGCGGGCCGTCGTACGCGATCTGTACGACGGCGTCGCGATGGCCCGGTTCTTCTCCACCCTCATGCTGATCTCCGGGGTCGCCCCGGTCGTGGCGCCGCTGATCGGCGCGCAGATCCTGCGGGCGACGGACTGGCGGGGCGTGTTCGTGCTCCTCACGGGGGTCGGGCTGCTGCTGGCCGTGGCCGTGTGGACCCGGCTGCCGGAGACGCTGCCCGCCGCCGAGCGCCACGCGGGCGGGGTAGGCGAGGCCCTGCGCTCGATGCGCCGACTGCTCGGCGACCTGCCCTTCACCGGCTACATGCTCACGGGCGGTTTCACCTTCGCCGCACTGTTCGCGTACATCAGCGCCTCGCCGTTCGTGGTCCAGGAGATCTACGGCGCCTCCCCGCAGACGTTCGGCCTGCTGTTCGGCGTGAACTCGGTCGGACTGGTACTGATCGGCCAGGTCAACGGCAGGGTGCTGGTGGGCCGCGTCCGGCTGGACCGGGTCCTGGCCGTCGGTCTCTCGGTCGTCGTGCTGGCCGCGACCGCCCTGCTGCTCATGACGACGGGTGTGTTCGGCGAGGTCGGGCTGGCGCCGGTGGCCGCCGCGCTGTTCGTCCTGATGTCCGCGATGGGCGTCACGCTGCCCAACGCGCAGACCCTCGCCCTGATGCGGGTCCGGCACTCCGCCGGGTCCGCCTCCGCGCTCCTCGGTACGTCCTCCTTCCTCATCGGCGCGATCGCCTCGCCGCTCGTCGGGATCGCCGGCGAGCACACGGCCGTCCCGATGGCCGTCGTCCAGTTGGCTGCCGCACTGGTGGCGGTGGCCTGCTTCGTGGGAATGTGCCGTCCCTGGACGAAGACGGGCGCGGAAGGAGCAGTGAGCTGA
- a CDS encoding serine hydrolase domain-containing protein, whose protein sequence is MPSLDEDGRGRSSELSAPRLRVDTPERAGLDPAETRLLVRDVVDLTTGDRPWAAGAVVVAGRGPVIAVREAVGWAVRYSAYDPAADAGVELPAGARIPMTVDTPFDLASLTKLFTSVAAVQQIERGTLGIDARVGAYLPDFHAAAAHGITVRQLLTHTSGLRPELPLYECADDTQRWGLLRAEAPIGAPGTYMYSDLNMLLLQQLLERLTGRTLDVLVREGITRPLGMASTDFGPCPGAAATEDQRRPWAKADRGMLRGVVHDENAWALGGVAGHAGLFSTAHDLAVFCRTLLSGGSYGPARILGPDFVELLLTPPGLGFAVDQSWFMGELAGEGAAGHTGFTGTSLVLDPATDTFMVLLANTVHPRRRVPDSGPRALVGTRLAMAVR, encoded by the coding sequence GTGCCGTCCCTGGACGAAGACGGGCGCGGAAGGAGCAGTGAGCTGAGCGCACCGAGACTGCGCGTCGACACACCGGAACGGGCCGGGCTCGACCCGGCGGAGACGCGGCTCCTGGTCCGCGACGTCGTGGACCTCACCACCGGCGACCGGCCCTGGGCGGCGGGCGCCGTCGTGGTCGCCGGGCGCGGCCCGGTGATCGCCGTGCGGGAGGCGGTGGGCTGGGCGGTGCGGTACTCGGCGTACGACCCGGCGGCCGACGCGGGGGTGGAGCTCCCGGCCGGGGCGCGGATCCCGATGACCGTCGACACCCCTTTCGACCTGGCCTCCCTCACCAAGCTGTTCACCTCGGTGGCGGCGGTGCAGCAGATCGAGCGCGGCACCCTCGGCATCGACGCGCGGGTGGGCGCCTATCTGCCCGACTTCCACGCGGCCGCCGCCCACGGCATCACCGTCCGCCAGCTCCTCACCCACACCTCCGGGCTGCGCCCCGAGCTGCCCCTGTACGAGTGCGCGGACGACACCCAGCGGTGGGGGCTGCTCCGCGCGGAGGCGCCGATCGGCGCACCGGGCACGTACATGTACTCGGACCTGAACATGCTGCTGCTCCAGCAGCTCCTGGAGCGGCTGACCGGCCGCACCCTCGACGTCCTCGTGCGGGAGGGGATCACCCGTCCGCTGGGCATGGCCTCGACCGACTTCGGCCCCTGCCCCGGCGCGGCGGCGACCGAGGACCAGCGGCGGCCGTGGGCGAAGGCGGACCGGGGGATGCTGCGGGGCGTGGTGCACGACGAGAACGCCTGGGCGCTGGGCGGTGTGGCCGGTCACGCGGGGCTGTTCTCCACGGCCCACGACCTCGCGGTGTTCTGCCGCACCCTGCTGTCGGGCGGTTCGTACGGTCCCGCCCGCATCCTCGGCCCCGACTTCGTGGAACTCCTGCTGACCCCGCCGGGGCTGGGCTTCGCGGTGGACCAGTCGTGGTTCATGGGCGAGCTGGCGGGCGAGGGCGCGGCGGGGCACACGGGGTTCACCGGGACCTCGCTGGTACTGGATCCGGCGACGGACACGTTCATGGTGCTGCTGGCGAACACGGTGCATCCGAGGAGACGGGTGCCGGACAGCGGGCCGCGGGCTCTGGTGGGGACGCGGTTGGCGATGGCGGTGCGGTAA
- a CDS encoding small ribosomal subunit Rsm22 family protein — MNVSVSVSETLRGALTDLLDGLPPKQAGQAVERLIANYRGATPTDAPILRDRADVAAYAAYRMPATFEAVRSALEAFADAVPQWSPAGHVDVGGGTGAATWAVSSTWDGTRPVTVLDWAEPALALGREIAAANPALRDARWQRARIGTALALDPTDLVTVSYVLNELAAPDRAVLVDAAASAAQAVVIVEPGTPDGYARVIEARDRLIAAGFRVAAPCPHSAACPIVPGTDWCHFSARVSRSSLHRQVKGGSLPYEDEKFSYVAAARFPVSPVSARVVRRPQIRKGQVLLDLCETEERLSRTTVTKKHGDLYRAARDADWGDAWPPAP; from the coding sequence GTGAACGTCTCCGTATCCGTTTCCGAGACCCTCCGCGGTGCCCTGACGGACCTGCTCGACGGGCTGCCGCCCAAGCAGGCCGGACAGGCCGTCGAGCGGCTCATCGCCAACTACCGGGGCGCCACCCCCACCGACGCCCCCATCCTGCGCGACCGGGCGGACGTGGCCGCGTACGCCGCGTACCGGATGCCGGCGACCTTCGAGGCGGTGCGGTCGGCGCTGGAGGCGTTCGCGGACGCCGTACCGCAGTGGTCGCCGGCCGGTCATGTGGACGTCGGAGGCGGCACGGGTGCGGCGACCTGGGCGGTGAGTTCCACCTGGGACGGGACGCGCCCGGTGACCGTGCTCGACTGGGCGGAGCCCGCCCTGGCCCTCGGCCGCGAGATCGCCGCCGCGAACCCGGCGTTGCGCGACGCCCGCTGGCAGCGCGCCCGCATCGGCACGGCCCTCGCCCTGGACCCCACGGACCTGGTCACCGTCTCCTACGTCCTCAACGAGCTGGCGGCCCCCGACCGGGCCGTGCTGGTGGACGCCGCCGCGTCGGCCGCGCAGGCCGTGGTGATCGTCGAACCGGGCACCCCGGACGGCTACGCCCGGGTGATCGAGGCCCGCGACCGGCTGATCGCCGCCGGGTTCCGGGTCGCCGCGCCCTGCCCGCACAGCGCGGCCTGTCCGATCGTGCCCGGCACGGACTGGTGCCACTTCTCGGCGCGGGTCAGCCGCTCCTCCCTGCACCGGCAGGTCAAGGGCGGCTCGCTGCCCTACGAGGACGAGAAGTTCAGCTATGTCGCGGCCGCCCGCTTCCCCGTCTCCCCCGTCTCCGCCCGGGTGGTCCGGCGGCCGCAGATCCGCAAGGGCCAGGTGCTCCTCGACCTGTGCGAGACCGAGGAGCGGCTGAGCCGTACGACGGTGACGAAGAAGCACGGCGACCTGTACCGGGCGGCCCGGGACGCCGACTGGGGCGACGCCTGGCCGCCGGCCCCGTGA
- a CDS encoding alkaline phosphatase D family protein, giving the protein MTPAAHQSQHAPELRATARHLGRRRFLTGTAAAAALAFTVNLPAAGTAAAAELDPARLTDDPFTLGVASGDPLPGSVLLWTRLAPAPYQADGGLPAERITVHWELARDETFRRPVRRGTALAHPEFGHSVHVQVDGLENDRVYYYRFKAGTWISRTGRTRTAPALGAQAAALTVGVVSCQRYDQGYFTAYKHLAEDDVDLVLHLGDYLYEYAVSGVGGARAYPAGTVPTVYGHEMVTLDDYRLKYALYKSDPDLLAAHAAHPFVVTWDDHETENNYAGAVSENDDPAEEFLIRRAAAYRAYWENQPLRRPQLPDGPDLRLYRRLHWGRLAQFDVLDTRQYRSDQAYGDGWRVPGPESEDPARTLTGGAQERWLIDGWHRSRALWNVVPQQVTFAQRYNSTAVPSQVSMDSWDGYPASRERILAGAQAAGVENLMVLTGDVHVHYGFDIKRDFADPASKTLGTEIVTSSISSGGNGSAKPANWATFMAANPHLKFYNGLRGYATVSLGRDLARADFKTVPYVTTQGAPLTTAGSFVTEVGDQGLKPA; this is encoded by the coding sequence ATGACACCCGCAGCCCACCAGTCCCAACATGCCCCCGAACTCCGCGCCACCGCCCGCCACTTGGGGCGCCGTCGCTTCCTCACCGGCACCGCGGCCGCCGCCGCGCTCGCCTTCACGGTGAACCTGCCCGCCGCCGGTACCGCGGCCGCCGCCGAACTCGACCCGGCACGACTCACCGACGACCCCTTCACCCTCGGCGTCGCCTCCGGCGACCCGCTGCCCGGCTCCGTCCTCCTCTGGACCCGCCTCGCGCCCGCCCCGTACCAGGCGGACGGCGGACTGCCCGCCGAGCGGATCACCGTGCACTGGGAACTGGCCCGCGACGAGACCTTCCGCCGGCCCGTCAGACGCGGCACCGCCCTCGCGCACCCGGAGTTCGGCCACAGCGTGCACGTCCAGGTCGACGGCCTCGAGAACGACCGCGTGTACTACTACCGCTTCAAGGCGGGCACCTGGATCAGCCGCACCGGCCGCACCCGCACCGCCCCCGCCCTCGGCGCCCAGGCGGCCGCCCTCACCGTCGGCGTGGTCTCCTGCCAGCGCTACGACCAGGGCTACTTCACCGCGTACAAGCACCTCGCCGAGGACGACGTGGACCTCGTCCTGCACCTCGGCGACTACCTCTACGAGTACGCCGTCAGCGGCGTCGGCGGCGCCCGCGCCTACCCGGCCGGGACCGTGCCCACCGTCTACGGCCACGAGATGGTGACGCTGGACGACTACCGCCTCAAGTACGCGCTGTACAAGTCCGACCCCGACCTGCTGGCCGCGCACGCCGCCCACCCGTTCGTCGTCACCTGGGACGACCACGAGACCGAGAACAACTACGCGGGCGCGGTGTCGGAGAACGACGACCCCGCCGAGGAGTTCCTCATCCGCCGGGCCGCCGCCTACCGCGCCTACTGGGAGAACCAGCCGCTGCGCCGCCCGCAACTCCCCGACGGCCCCGACCTCAGGCTCTACCGGCGGCTGCACTGGGGCCGGCTCGCCCAGTTCGACGTCCTCGACACCCGCCAGTACCGCTCCGACCAGGCGTACGGCGACGGCTGGCGGGTCCCCGGACCGGAGTCGGAGGACCCGGCCCGCACCCTGACCGGCGGTGCCCAGGAGCGGTGGCTGATCGACGGCTGGCACCGCTCGCGCGCCCTGTGGAACGTGGTCCCGCAGCAGGTCACCTTCGCCCAGCGGTACAACTCCACCGCCGTGCCGTCCCAGGTCTCCATGGACTCCTGGGACGGCTACCCGGCCTCCCGCGAGCGGATCCTGGCCGGCGCGCAGGCCGCCGGTGTCGAGAACCTGATGGTCCTCACCGGCGACGTCCATGTGCACTACGGCTTCGACATCAAGCGGGACTTCGCCGACCCGGCGTCGAAGACGCTCGGCACGGAGATCGTCACCTCGTCGATCTCCAGCGGCGGCAACGGCTCGGCGAAGCCCGCCAACTGGGCCACCTTCATGGCCGCCAACCCGCACCTGAAGTTCTACAACGGCCTGCGCGGCTACGCGACCGTCTCGCTCGGCCGCGACCTCGCCCGCGCCGACTTCAAAACGGTCCCGTACGTCACCACGCAGGGCGCCCCCCTCACCACGGCCGGGTCCTTCGTGACGGAGGTCGGCGACCAGGGGCTCAAGCCCGCCTAG
- a CDS encoding SDR family oxidoreductase, with the protein MNAENAESAENAEDTRDAQDTRDTRAAGRSAGRTKIAIVTGAGSGIGRAVSVELLRAGWSVALAGRRAETLEATAALVPGGTGLAVRTDVSRPEEVTALFDAVRDRFGRLDLLFNNAGTFGPGGVPFEDLPYDAWRHVVDTNLNGAFLCAQGAYRQMKEQNPRGGRIINNGSISAHTPRPLSAPYTATKHALTGLTKSLSLDGRAYDIAVGQIDIGNAATDMTARMQTGALQASGETAPEPVMDVADVARTVRHMAELPLEANVQFVTVLATAMPYVGRG; encoded by the coding sequence ATGAATGCCGAGAACGCCGAAAGCGCCGAGAACGCCGAGGACACCCGGGACGCCCAGGACACCCGGGACACCCGGGCCGCCGGACGATCCGCCGGGCGGACGAAGATCGCGATCGTCACCGGCGCCGGTTCCGGGATCGGACGGGCGGTGTCCGTGGAACTGCTGCGCGCGGGCTGGTCGGTGGCGCTGGCCGGGCGGCGCGCCGAGACCCTGGAGGCGACGGCCGCGCTGGTGCCCGGGGGCACGGGTCTCGCCGTACGGACGGACGTCTCACGCCCCGAGGAGGTGACGGCCCTCTTCGACGCCGTGCGTGACCGCTTCGGGCGGCTGGACCTGCTGTTCAACAACGCGGGCACGTTCGGCCCGGGTGGCGTGCCGTTCGAGGACCTCCCCTACGACGCCTGGCGGCACGTGGTGGACACCAACCTCAACGGGGCGTTCCTGTGCGCGCAGGGGGCGTACCGGCAGATGAAGGAGCAGAACCCCCGAGGCGGCCGGATCATCAACAACGGGTCCATCTCGGCGCACACGCCCCGCCCGCTGTCGGCGCCCTACACGGCGACCAAGCACGCCCTCACCGGCCTGACGAAGTCCCTTTCGCTGGACGGCCGGGCGTACGACATCGCGGTCGGCCAGATCGACATCGGCAACGCGGCCACCGACATGACGGCGCGGATGCAGACGGGCGCGTTGCAGGCGAGCGGCGAGACCGCGCCGGAACCGGTGATGGACGTCGCCGACGTGGCGCGCACGGTGCGGCACATGGCGGAGCTGCCGCTGGAGGCGAACGTGCAGTTCGTGACGGTGCTGGCGACGGCGATGCCGTACGTGGGACGGGGCTGA
- a CDS encoding D-alanyl-D-alanine carboxypeptidase family protein: MHAFSRPSPRLSRRSLLALAATAPLTAAPLAATPAAAASDVVVGGARLVADGVQVNGGGALPKKLTARAWLLADQDSGEVLASYRAHLRVAPASTLKMLFADTLLDRFERTERYLVTDADLAGIPSGSSLVGVEAGITYTVEQLWQGVFLRSGNDAVQVLARMNGGVAKTVAEMQARAVDLQALDTHVVSPDGYDHDGQLSSAYDLALFARHGLRDADFRAYCGTRAARFPAGGGKTLRIENTDRLLSGTYGVTPYPGMIGVKNGFTSNAGNTFTGAATRAGRTLVVTVLHPKSGHNAVYEETAALLDWGFAQGSSARAVGTLVEALSEGGTRAGGSSAGKAPRAGAEASSAGDGGGADGWGALGGAAGAVALLAGGAYTLRRRRRRSGEVPPAS; this comes from the coding sequence GTGCACGCATTCTCGCGCCCTTCCCCGCGCCTGTCCCGGCGCTCCCTGCTGGCCCTCGCGGCCACCGCGCCACTGACCGCCGCACCGCTCGCCGCGACTCCGGCCGCGGCCGCGTCCGACGTGGTGGTCGGCGGTGCGCGGCTCGTCGCCGACGGCGTCCAGGTGAACGGGGGCGGCGCCCTGCCGAAGAAGCTCACCGCCCGGGCCTGGCTGCTCGCCGACCAGGACAGCGGCGAGGTGCTCGCCTCCTACCGTGCGCATCTGCGGGTCGCGCCCGCCTCCACGCTGAAGATGCTGTTCGCCGACACCCTGCTGGACAGGTTCGAGCGCACCGAGCGCTACCTGGTGACCGACGCGGACCTGGCCGGCATCCCGTCCGGCTCCAGCCTCGTCGGCGTCGAGGCCGGGATCACCTACACCGTCGAGCAGTTGTGGCAGGGCGTGTTCCTGCGCTCGGGCAACGACGCCGTGCAGGTGCTCGCCCGGATGAACGGCGGGGTCGCGAAGACGGTCGCCGAGATGCAGGCGAGGGCGGTCGACCTCCAGGCGCTGGACACCCATGTCGTCAGCCCCGACGGCTACGACCACGACGGCCAGCTGTCCTCCGCCTACGACCTCGCCCTCTTCGCCCGGCACGGCCTGCGCGACGCCGACTTCCGTGCCTACTGCGGCACCAGGGCCGCCCGGTTCCCGGCCGGGGGCGGCAAGACCCTCCGCATCGAGAACACCGACCGGCTGCTGTCGGGCACGTACGGGGTGACGCCGTACCCGGGCATGATCGGCGTGAAGAACGGCTTCACCAGCAACGCCGGCAACACCTTCACCGGCGCCGCGACCCGCGCGGGGCGCACCCTCGTCGTCACCGTGCTGCATCCGAAGAGCGGCCACAACGCCGTCTACGAGGAGACGGCCGCGCTGCTCGACTGGGGCTTCGCGCAGGGGAGTTCGGCGCGGGCGGTGGGGACGCTGGTCGAGGCGTTGAGCGAGGGCGGGACCAGGGCGGGCGGGTCGTCCGCGGGGAAGGCGCCGCGTGCCGGGGCGGAGGCCTCGTCGGCGGGGGACGGCGGCGGGGCGGACGGGTGGGGCGCGCTCGGCGGGGCCGCGGGAGCGGTGGCGCTGCTGGCGGGCGGGGCGTACACGCTGCGCCGGCGTCGGCGCCGTTCCGGCGAGGTACCGCCCGCGAGTTGA